A stretch of the Bdellovibrio sp. 22V genome encodes the following:
- a CDS encoding C45 family autoproteolytic acyltransferase/hydolase, producing the protein MKHLIYFLSFLLSPTISYADCTLQNELHGQKHFICRAPGTSKDVHVLDFQGGFAETAYYHGYFLRPEIERGILRGVQVRTERAFNELSNKEKETFMLIKNCVIDNYRHSVSNEFKAGLKNLHKGLRDAGGHIEWNAFEETNYMVEFSIFVDAMQRQLEESPTKGKFKVFSSCAPYFVGNSLLKPFKKLAQGLRSLKMGCTGISASATGSTDGALVHGRNFDTGLLGFYEGQQVIVINRQKNGITSVGLGSAGLHYAGGISGINNYGLSVSLHELQTEGTRLRYERGESDIAPYLLHTVLQNARTLNEAIGMIQTRKGFGAWTFFISDSKTDESASIEMSGDTVVVARRQQHAFLGQSNHFLAAATSVEGYEYSLNKTLETRARMTHVNRTVQENWGAIDAQWVINRLSGHYDELVGPRSFGRTTTKVYTAATHVMVPGRQEWWMSVGETYPTNRSHFVGFRLTQDRSNPVQILGVTKAAEDGDKASWYDSMGFYVQAYLSNESDSKSLAGLDQTLKLLQQAQEGSRMNGVFEFPYHFMWARMKVYRAARAILQGDRATAFADLTEAQEKIREITETAYASLHPYEQFQLALWNFRAETLKPQAKTNKNVQHASRVQAQTLLAGLIKKHPQQRELYDLRWSLQQTEQLDIVLDADIRLGTVE; encoded by the coding sequence ATGAAACACCTTATTTATTTTCTGAGCTTCCTTCTGAGCCCGACAATCAGTTATGCCGATTGCACTTTGCAAAATGAATTGCATGGACAAAAACACTTTATTTGCCGTGCACCGGGTACTAGCAAAGACGTGCATGTTTTGGATTTCCAAGGCGGCTTTGCAGAAACGGCCTATTATCACGGCTATTTCTTACGCCCTGAAATCGAGCGCGGCATTCTACGCGGCGTGCAGGTGCGTACCGAGCGTGCCTTCAACGAGCTCTCGAATAAAGAAAAAGAAACATTCATGCTCATTAAAAACTGTGTGATTGATAATTACCGCCACAGTGTCTCGAATGAATTTAAAGCGGGACTAAAAAACCTGCATAAAGGTTTGCGCGATGCCGGCGGCCACATTGAATGGAACGCCTTTGAAGAGACCAACTATATGGTGGAATTTTCTATCTTCGTCGATGCCATGCAAAGACAACTCGAAGAAAGTCCAACGAAAGGCAAATTCAAAGTTTTCTCTTCCTGCGCTCCTTATTTCGTCGGCAATTCACTCTTAAAGCCTTTTAAAAAACTAGCGCAAGGTTTACGTTCTTTAAAAATGGGTTGCACAGGGATTAGTGCCTCAGCAACAGGCTCCACGGACGGAGCACTCGTTCACGGGCGTAACTTCGATACCGGTCTTTTGGGGTTCTATGAGGGTCAACAAGTGATCGTCATCAATCGCCAGAAAAACGGAATCACCTCTGTCGGACTGGGCTCTGCAGGTCTGCACTATGCCGGTGGTATTAGCGGCATCAACAATTATGGTCTGTCGGTAAGTCTGCACGAATTGCAAACAGAAGGCACTCGTTTGCGCTATGAGAGAGGCGAATCCGATATCGCACCTTATCTTCTTCATACGGTTTTGCAGAACGCGCGCACATTAAATGAAGCTATTGGCATGATTCAAACCCGCAAAGGCTTCGGCGCTTGGACGTTCTTTATTTCCGACTCCAAAACCGATGAATCCGCGTCCATCGAGATGAGTGGCGACACCGTTGTTGTGGCTCGTCGTCAGCAACACGCTTTCCTTGGACAGTCGAATCACTTTCTGGCGGCGGCAACAAGTGTGGAAGGGTATGAATACAGTCTAAATAAAACGCTCGAAACAAGAGCCCGCATGACCCATGTCAACCGTACCGTTCAGGAAAACTGGGGCGCGATTGATGCTCAATGGGTCATCAATCGTCTATCTGGCCACTATGACGAGTTGGTGGGACCTCGCAGTTTTGGTCGCACAACAACAAAAGTCTATACGGCAGCCACTCACGTGATGGTGCCAGGCCGCCAGGAATGGTGGATGAGCGTCGGTGAAACATATCCCACAAACCGTTCCCACTTTGTGGGCTTCCGTCTGACCCAAGACAGATCCAATCCCGTGCAGATTTTAGGGGTAACCAAAGCCGCTGAAGACGGTGACAAAGCTTCTTGGTATGACTCCATGGGTTTTTATGTTCAGGCTTACCTTAGCAATGAATCCGATTCGAAGTCTTTAGCAGGTCTCGACCAAACGCTCAAACTTTTGCAACAAGCTCAAGAGGGCTCCCGCATGAACGGCGTCTTTGAATTCCCTTATCACTTCATGTGGGCGCGAATGAAAGTTTACCGTGCAGCTCGCGCTATCTTGCAGGGCGATCGCGCGACGGCTTTTGCAGACCTTACGGAAGCTCAAGAAAAAATCCGCGAGATCACCGAGACGGCTTATGCATCACTGCATCCTTACGAGCAGTTTCAGCTGGCCTTGTGGAATTTCCGCGCAGAAACGTTAAAGCCGCAAGCAAAAACAAATAAGAACGTGCAACACGCTTCCCGCGTGCAAGCGCAAACTCTTCTCGCAGGTTTGATCAAAAAGCATCCTCAGCAACGCGAGCTTTATGATTTGCGCTGGAGCTTACAGCAGACAGAACAACTTGATATTGTCTTGGATGCGGATATCCGTTTAGGCACTGTGGAGTAG